taccagtggaattttgattggaatggttttaaaaatatagattgctctatttttaatttcttgaggaatctccacactgttctccaaagtggctgcaccaacttgcattcccaccaacagtgtaagagggttcccctttctccacatcccctccaacacatgttgattattatcatatggtttcacttatttgtggagcataacaaatagcacggaggacaagggaagttagagaggagaagggagttgagggaaattggtaggggaggtgaaccataagagactatgcactctgaaaaacaatctgggagTTTTGAAGGGACGgagggtgggagtttggggggaccaggtggtgggtattggagagggcacggattgcatggagcactgggtgtgtgcaaaaacaatgaatactgttacgctgaaaataaattttaaaaaaagatgactatAGATAACAATACTGTGTTGTGTACTTGATGTTTGCTCTGAGAACAGGTCTTATATctcctcaccacacacacaatgataaaataaaatgataactaTGTAGATGTGTTAGATATATTTATTAGCTTGATTgcggtgatcatttcacaacatgTACATATCAAAACATcaagttgtatactttaaatacatataacatttatacatcaactatacttaaataaaGCCATTTaagggggtgactgggtggctcagtgggttaaacctctgccttcagctcaggtcatgatctcagggtcctgggatcaagccccacatcaggctctctgctcagcggggagcctgcttcctcctctatctgtgcctgcctctgtctacttgtgatctctgtctgtcaaataaataaataaaatctttacaaaaagccatttaaaaaaagccatttaagaaaagaactaataaattcccagaggagaggagagacatAAATTCTATTAGCTATGTGAAATCACAATCTAATAGGAAAGAGCAATAATCAGTACTGTCAACTCAGGATTCACAGTTCATACTAAAGGACTGGTAGGAAAAGAGACAATAACTGTAACAGAATGTAATTGAagttatcaaatatttactgagcacttattctATACTGGCCTCAGGATTAGGAGTCTAACATCTGAAGATACATGAATACATACGTCTGTTATAAAGATGAGGAGATATCACCGACATAAGACTTTTGCCCTGTTGAAGAGTTTCTCCAGGGCCCCCTTCATGTCTCTGTTCCTTAGGCTATAAATGAAAGGGTTAAGCAATGGAGTTACCACTGTGTACATCACAGAGGCAATTATGTTCTTGTCACTGGAACTGCTggatgaggggaaaaaataaagcccaaTAATTGTCCCATAATATAAAGATACCACAGAGAGGTGGGAGCCACATGTGGACAAGGCTTTGAAGATCCCTCTGGCAGATGGAACCTTCAGAATGGTGGCTCCAATGTGGCCGTAAGAGATCAAAATGCATATTAGTGGGAGGGTAATGACTGCCACTCCCACTGTGAAAATGACCAGCTCATTAAGTGATGTGTCTGAGCAGGAGAGCTTGAGCAGGACACCAAGGTCACAGAAGAAATGGGGGATGCTGTTGTCAGCACAAAAGGACAGTTGGGCTAAGAGAAGGGTGTGAGACAGGGCACTGGCACAGGAGAGGATCCAGGATACAGCTACTAGCAAGATACATACCCCTCCTCTCATGATGGTGGCATAGCGGAGGGGGTGACAGATAGCCACATACCGATCGTACGCCATTGAGGTGAGAAGGAAATTGTCCAGATcagtaaaaaatatgaaaaaatacatcTGTGTTACACACCCTGCATAGAGGATGGATTGATCCTGGGTATGCATGTTTATCAACATCTTAGGGACAGTGACAGATGAGAAAGAGACATCCGTGAAGGCCAAGTGGCTAAGGAAGTAGTACATGGGCGTGTGGAGGCGAGAGTCCAGCCTGATGAGCAGGATGATGAGCAGGTTCCCCAGCACCGTGGTCAGATACATTCCCAGGAACAGGGTGAAGAACACACCCTGCTGCTCTGGACGGATGGGGAGTCCCAGGAGGAAGAACTCGGACACGCTGCTCTGATTCTCCAGCCTCATGCTTCTCTTGTTAAGGATGGAGCCTCATGTCTGAGTGCCATGTggtatattagaaaaataatccaattagaaatAGATTCACATTCTGACAATACACCTCATGTTTGTGAGTTCTGGGTAAGTGACCCACTTTGagtctcaattttcttatctccAAATTTGAGACATGACTATGAGCCTCAGTCATGAGAAAATAGCGAATATCAAGAAGATAACATTAGTGAAGCACCACCTGCAGATAGTTGGCTCAAATCAGTGTCAGTTTCCTGCCCTCTATTTCATGAGACTCCTTTATTTCTCCCTCTGGGCTGCTCACTCCCCTCAACAGACCAATACTGAGTAGAGCTCAGGTGCCACAAAGCCACTTCCTTGTGGGATTAAGATCTGATATAGGCAAAGGTCACATACATCAATGATGAAGTTGGGTATACAGATGAAGTCCAACCACATCCTGCCTGGTAGAGAATGACACCTCTGATAGGCCACTGTTTTGGActtctcccattttctctccattctgCCTAGTTTCCCTCATGCTTTATAATTAGGATTACTTCTTCCTAAACTAGTAAACTAACCTAGTCTATGGGATTtgagattttaataaaaaatcccATGGATACAACTTTAtcatgtatctctctctctctctctctctctctctctctctctgcataaaCTTTTTATAAAGATCACATATGAACTCTCACTCCACAACATCCAGCCTTCTGGCCAATAGTACTTCAACCACAGCTTACCAATAACTGATATTTCTTTGACACTCAGGCTGTGTGCTGTAGAGGGCAAAGCATGGGCTTTGTAATCAGACAGAATGGGTTAAAATCACCTTTCTGCTATTTGTCAGATCATGTCTTTGGGCAAGGCATTGTACCTCTTGGAGCCTCAAGTTTTCCTCTCTAAAACAAGGATACTAGTCCCTGAATCAAAAAGAGTTAAATAAAGTAATGCATGTAAAACACCTCACTCCTAGGAGGCATCCTACAAGAAGTGATATTGCTCCTATTAAGTATAAAATGCAAAGAACTCTAGTGAAAAAACTCAGGGTCTTATCTTCAGTGGAACCCAGAAAAATGTAACtggggctagtatccaagatctataaagaacttctcaaactcaacacccaaaaaactagTAATCCAGTCAAgtaataggcagaagacatgaacagacatttctccaaagaagacatacaaatggccaacagacacatgaaaaaaatgctccacatcactt
The DNA window shown above is from Mustela erminea isolate mMusErm1 chromosome 12, mMusErm1.Pri, whole genome shotgun sequence and carries:
- the LOC116570436 gene encoding olfactory receptor 1J4, with the translated sequence MRLENQSSVSEFFLLGLPIRPEQQGVFFTLFLGMYLTTVLGNLLIILLIRLDSRLHTPMYYFLSHLAFTDVSFSSVTVPKMLINMHTQDQSILYAGCVTQMYFFIFFTDLDNFLLTSMAYDRYVAICHPLRYATIMRGGVCILLVAVSWILSCASALSHTLLLAQLSFCADNSIPHFFCDLGVLLKLSCSDTSLNELVIFTVGVAVITLPLICILISYGHIGATILKVPSARGIFKALSTCGSHLSVVSLYYGTIIGLYFFPSSSSSSDKNIIASVMYTVVTPLLNPFIYSLRNRDMKGALEKLFNRAKVLCR